The genomic interval TTGAGGTTGGCGTGCAGGAAGCGCACGTGGTCGCGCAGCTTGCGGTCGATCAGCAGGCTGCCTTCGTATTCGCCGCGGCCTTTCAGGCAGTAGCGCTTGAGCAGCGCCGGCGGCATGTGCTCGATGCGCTGCAGCGGATAGTGGCCGGTGCGCGCCTTGGCCAGCACGCGGGTGCTGATGTCGGTGCCGACCACTTCGTAGGGGCGTCCCTGCAGCGCGTCGTCCAGCACCATCGCCATGCTGTAGGCCTCCTCGCCGGTGGAACTGGCCGCGCTCCAGATGCGCAACGGCGCGCTGCCCTTGTGCTCCAGGGCCAGCTTGCGCAGCAGTTCGAAGTGCTTGGGCTCGCGGAAGAAGTAGGTCTCGTTGGTGGTCAGCAGGTCGATCGCGGTCTGCACTTCGCCGCTGCCTTCGCGGCTTTCCAGCAGCTTCAGGTACTGGGTGTAGGTCTGCAGCGAGTGCGCCTTCAGGCGCTTGCCCAGGCGCCCGCACAGCATCGCCTTCTTGGCCGGGGAAATGGTGATGCCGGCCGCGTCGAAGATGAAGCGCTGGAACTTGCCGAATTCCTGCTCGGTGATGGTGTCGGTGCTGGTCATGATGGTCCGGAAGTCAGTGATGCGGCGCTTGCGCCGAAGTGGGGCCGTGTTCCTGCAGGCGGGTCTGGTGCTCGATCAGCCAGTTGGTCAGCGCGCCGCCGCCCATCGGCCGCGCCAGCAGATAGCCCTGGCCCAGGTCGCAACCCAGTTCCTGCAGCAATTGCCAGTCCTCGACCGTCTCGATGCCTTCGGCGACGGTGCTCAGGCCCAGCCGTTGCGCCATGCCCAGCGCCGATTCCAGCACCGTGCGCAGATTGCGGCTGCGGTGTGCGTCGTGCACGAAGATGCGGTCGATCTTCAGTTCGGTGAAGGGGATGCGGGTCAGCTGCTGCAGCGAGGAAAAGCCGGTGCCGTAGTCGTCCAGCGACAGGCCGAAACCCTGCAGCCGCAGCCGCGCCAGCATGCCCAGCGCGCTGGCCTCGACCAGCGAGCTTTCGGTGATCTCCAGGATCACGTCGGCCGGCACTAGCCCGTGGCGGCGCAGTTGGGTATGCAGTTCGTCGAGCAGTCCCGGGTCCTGCAGCAGG from Xanthomonas sp. DAR 34887 carries:
- a CDS encoding CheR family methyltransferase gives rise to the protein MTSTDTITEQEFGKFQRFIFDAAGITISPAKKAMLCGRLGKRLKAHSLQTYTQYLKLLESREGSGEVQTAIDLLTTNETYFFREPKHFELLRKLALEHKGSAPLRIWSAASSTGEEAYSMAMVLDDALQGRPYEVVGTDISTRVLAKARTGHYPLQRIEHMPPALLKRYCLKGRGEYEGSLLIDRKLRDHVRFLHANLNATLPNLGQFDVIFLRNVMIYFNGQTKREVVARVLSVLKRGGIFCIGHSESLNDVNNEVVQVAPSVYRKP